Proteins co-encoded in one Methanobrevibacter sp. genomic window:
- a CDS encoding carbohydrate kinase family protein — MVKNNDLLAVGHTALDYIIKVDEFPKANFSAPINDMKTFNGGAAANVAIVGATLGLNTALVSAVGGDFKNSDYYRKMNDLNVNTESLIIVPGETSPTAFVLTNNNDDQISYFYWGAAKEFAESKVPKKTIEESEAVHLATGDPDFNWKCSKEAKENDLLISFDPGQDLGMYSTEKLKDVLENTTILFGNHFEIERICDSLEVDIQGLRELGPEIVVKTCGANGSEIYSNDDKIVIDAIKTTAADPTGAGDSYRAGFLTRFLNGESLYESAKFASTVSSFIVEEQGCQTKAPSFDEAYERMSEFYKN, encoded by the coding sequence ATGGTGAAAAACAATGACTTATTGGCAGTCGGTCATACTGCACTTGATTATATTATAAAAGTAGATGAGTTCCCTAAAGCTAATTTTTCAGCACCGATAAACGATATGAAAACCTTTAATGGTGGTGCTGCGGCTAATGTAGCTATAGTTGGTGCAACACTCGGTTTAAACACAGCTCTCGTATCTGCAGTTGGAGGAGACTTTAAAAATAGCGATTACTATCGGAAAATGAATGATTTGAATGTAAACACTGAATCATTAATTATAGTTCCGGGTGAAACAAGCCCTACTGCATTCGTATTAACTAACAATAACGACGATCAAATAAGTTACTTCTACTGGGGAGCTGCGAAAGAATTTGCAGAAAGCAAGGTTCCTAAAAAAACTATTGAAGAATCAGAAGCTGTCCATTTAGCTACTGGAGACCCTGATTTTAACTGGAAATGCAGTAAAGAGGCAAAGGAAAATGACTTGTTAATTTCCTTTGACCCTGGCCAAGACCTGGGAATGTATTCCACTGAAAAACTTAAGGATGTTCTTGAGAACACCACAATCCTGTTTGGAAATCATTTTGAAATTGAAAGAATCTGCGACTCTTTGGAAGTAGATATTCAAGGATTAAGAGAACTCGGGCCAGAAATTGTTGTTAAAACATGTGGAGCCAACGGTAGTGAAATTTATTCAAATGATGACAAAATCGTTATCGATGCAATTAAAACTACCGCTGCAGATCCAACAGGGGCAGGAGACTCTTATAGAGCAGGATTTTTAACAAGATTCCTCAATGGCGAATCCTTGTACGAATCAGCCAAATTTGCTTCAACCGTTTCATCATTTATTGTAGAAGAACAAGGTTGCCAGACAAAGGCTCCAAGTTTTGATGAAGCATATGAAAGAATGTCTGAATTCTACAAAAATTAA
- the thiC gene encoding phosphomethylpyrimidine synthase — translation MTQISDAKKGILTEEMKIVAEKEGVSEDFILKSVAEGTIVIPKNINHDIIPSGIGAGLRTKVNATIGTSTDIVNFDEEELKAQIAIDAGADCLMELSIGGDMDEIRRRILKMSPLPVGSVPIYQAAIETIREQGAAIYMDEDIMFNTIEKQAKDGIDFMAIHSSINIETLTRLKTQGRVAGLVSRGGAFISSWIVENELENPLYKNFDYVLEIAKEYDVVLSLANGMRAGAIADSTDRAQVQELIVLGELIDRSRDFGVQCMIEGPGHIPINEIPANVMIQKKLCSQAPFYMLGPIVCDIAPGYDHIVSAIGAAESAKAGADFICYVTPAEHLALPSPEDVKEGVIATRIGAYAGDMAKGVHNGERDLEMAYARKNLDWEEQYRIAITPDVARAKRDARPPEDSDACTMCGNFCAVKLVNEWLDSGDHDILK, via the coding sequence ATGACACAAATTAGTGATGCAAAAAAAGGTATTTTAACTGAAGAAATGAAGATAGTTGCTGAAAAAGAAGGTGTAAGTGAGGATTTCATCTTAAAATCAGTAGCAGAAGGAACAATCGTAATTCCAAAAAATATAAATCATGATATTATACCTTCAGGGATTGGAGCAGGACTTAGAACAAAAGTGAATGCAACAATTGGAACATCAACAGACATTGTGAACTTTGATGAAGAAGAACTCAAAGCACAGATAGCTATTGATGCTGGTGCAGATTGTTTAATGGAATTAAGTATTGGGGGAGACATGGACGAAATCAGAAGAAGAATACTCAAAATGTCCCCATTACCAGTCGGAAGCGTGCCAATTTATCAAGCAGCTATTGAAACAATAAGAGAACAGGGTGCAGCAATATACATGGATGAAGATATAATGTTCAATACCATTGAAAAACAGGCAAAAGACGGTATTGACTTTATGGCTATTCACAGCAGCATCAACATTGAAACTCTTACAAGACTTAAAACCCAAGGAAGAGTTGCAGGACTCGTTTCAAGAGGAGGGGCATTTATATCCTCATGGATTGTAGAAAACGAACTTGAAAATCCATTATACAAAAACTTTGACTATGTATTGGAAATTGCAAAAGAGTATGATGTGGTATTGTCACTTGCAAACGGTATGAGAGCAGGAGCAATAGCAGATTCAACAGACAGGGCACAAGTTCAAGAACTAATTGTATTAGGAGAATTGATTGACAGATCCCGTGACTTTGGCGTACAATGTATGATTGAAGGTCCAGGACATATCCCAATTAATGAAATTCCAGCAAATGTAATGATTCAAAAGAAATTATGTTCACAAGCACCATTCTACATGTTAGGACCTATTGTTTGTGATATTGCGCCAGGATATGACCATATCGTATCAGCAATTGGAGCAGCAGAATCTGCAAAGGCAGGAGCTGACTTTATTTGTTATGTAACTCCAGCAGAACACTTAGCATTACCATCTCCAGAAGATGTAAAAGAAGGAGTAATAGCTACCAGAATTGGAGCTTATGCCGGAGATATGGCAAAAGGAGTGCATAACGGAGAAAGAGATTTGGAAATGGCATATGCAAGAAAAAATCTAGACTGGGAAGAACAATATAGAATTGCAATAACTCCTGATGTTGCACGTGCAAAAAGAGATGCAAGACCTCCAGAAGACTCCGATGCATGTACAATGTGTGGTAATTTCTGTGCTGTTAAACTCGTGAACGAATGGTTGGACAGTGGCGACCACGATATACTAAAATAG
- the lysS gene encoding lysine--tRNA ligase: protein MKHWTERIADDLSKRDVDEHVIASGTSISGSIHIGNSCDVFIANAIGKELRKLGKNAKTIWIADDHDPLRKVPYPLPESYDKYLGMPYSNIPCPDGCCDSFVEHFERPFLGVMDDYGIEMETKSGFEMYKSGAYDEYIRIALEKAPEIREIFNQYRREPLADDWLPYNPICEECGRVNTTYAYDYDGDTVKYRCECGHDGEMDIKSGNGKLTWRVEWAARWKIFGVTCEPFGKDHAASGGSYDVSSVISKEIFDYEAPYPVPYEWITLDGEAMSKSHGVFFTPKEWLDIGPAESLNYYLFRSKPMKAKDFSPKMPFLDFMDQFDKVEKVFYGEEEAPSEKEGKKFKKIYEISQIHEGEPLPFRPPYRFLVNAYQIAGNDLEKIFGILKRNSQLTETFEEKTFAELSEKELEQFQQRVDNVANWLDAYAPKFVKFQVQEKSIPKLPLTDEQTQFLKDLADLMDNREFTEASDLHDAMYEILEAQGLKPQKGFQAIYKMILGQKQGPRAASFLLSLDNDFVVKRLRGEA from the coding sequence ATGAAACATTGGACTGAAAGAATAGCTGATGATTTAAGCAAAAGAGATGTTGATGAACATGTAATAGCTAGTGGAACTTCAATATCTGGATCAATACATATTGGAAACTCATGTGATGTATTCATTGCAAACGCAATCGGAAAAGAGTTACGTAAACTCGGTAAAAACGCAAAAACCATATGGATAGCAGACGACCATGACCCATTAAGAAAAGTCCCATATCCTTTACCTGAAAGTTATGACAAGTACTTGGGAATGCCTTACTCAAACATCCCATGTCCTGATGGCTGTTGTGATAGTTTTGTAGAGCACTTCGAAAGGCCATTTTTAGGAGTGATGGATGATTATGGAATAGAAATGGAAACCAAATCAGGTTTTGAGATGTATAAATCAGGAGCATATGACGAATACATAAGAATAGCTCTTGAAAAAGCACCTGAAATTAGAGAAATCTTCAACCAATACAGAAGAGAACCTTTAGCAGATGATTGGTTGCCATACAATCCTATTTGTGAAGAATGTGGAAGAGTAAATACCACATATGCTTACGATTACGATGGAGATACTGTAAAATACAGATGTGAATGTGGCCATGACGGTGAAATGGACATAAAAAGCGGAAATGGAAAACTTACATGGAGAGTTGAATGGGCTGCAAGATGGAAAATCTTTGGAGTAACCTGTGAACCATTCGGAAAAGACCATGCTGCTAGTGGAGGATCATATGATGTAAGTAGCGTGATTTCAAAAGAAATATTTGACTATGAAGCACCATACCCAGTCCCATACGAATGGATTACACTTGACGGGGAAGCTATGAGTAAATCCCATGGAGTATTCTTCACACCAAAAGAATGGTTGGATATTGGCCCTGCTGAAAGTCTCAATTATTACTTATTTAGAAGCAAACCAATGAAAGCAAAAGACTTTTCACCAAAAATGCCCTTCTTGGACTTTATGGATCAATTTGATAAAGTTGAAAAAGTATTCTACGGTGAAGAAGAAGCGCCATCTGAAAAAGAAGGTAAAAAGTTCAAGAAAATCTATGAAATTTCCCAAATTCACGAAGGAGAACCTTTACCATTCAGACCACCTTACAGATTCCTTGTAAACGCTTATCAAATAGCTGGAAACGATTTAGAAAAAATATTTGGAATTCTTAAAAGAAATTCCCAATTAACTGAAACCTTCGAGGAAAAAACATTTGCTGAATTGAGTGAAAAAGAATTAGAACAATTCCAACAACGTGTGGATAATGTAGCTAACTGGCTAGATGCTTATGCTCCTAAATTTGTAAAATTCCAAGTTCAAGAGAAAAGCATACCTAAATTGCCATTAACTGATGAACAGACACAATTCTTGAAAGACTTAGCAGATTTAATGGACAATCGTGAATTTACAGAAGCATCAGATTTACATGATGCCATGTATGAAATTTTAGAAGCCCAAGGCCTCAAACCTCAAAAAGGATTCCAAGCAATCTATAAAATGATTCTTGGTCAAAAACAAGGTCCTAGAGCAGCTTCATTTTTATTATCCTTAGATAATGACTTTGTAGTTAAAAGATTAAGAGGAGAAGCTTAA
- a CDS encoding LysR family transcriptional regulator: MNFKSKGLISLEIDDEIYDYKLYDTLKSLSKTYSQRKSAKELGISHAVLNRRIKKAEDKLGIKLVDKIGSGSVLTKDGIGILNEFQHYYNQISKTTNITIGGGHIVSGLLESISQPYELSVYSSNDLNSFKLAERGVIDILALDDPLIAFEKDLNFTPIGFDYLVLITNKNSHEIKSINDLSNLNFVSVAGSAQRLAWNTLEHYDINYNISKTVNSQFDAFKMVKNSDNLYSFLNASYFKGSDILKHDTRHAISLVQINEEKEEIVDFIEFLLNDGQKEIIKQGFSSI, translated from the coding sequence ATGAATTTCAAAAGTAAAGGATTGATTAGTTTGGAAATAGATGATGAAATCTATGACTATAAACTATACGATACCTTAAAATCACTTTCAAAAACTTATTCTCAAAGAAAATCAGCCAAAGAGCTTGGAATATCACATGCTGTTTTAAATAGACGTATCAAAAAGGCAGAAGACAAATTAGGAATCAAACTTGTTGATAAGATCGGTTCCGGAAGTGTCCTTACAAAAGATGGAATTGGAATTTTAAATGAATTTCAACATTATTACAATCAGATTTCAAAAACAACAAACATAACCATTGGCGGAGGACATATTGTTTCTGGACTTTTAGAGTCAATATCCCAACCATATGAACTGTCTGTTTATAGCAGCAATGATTTGAATTCCTTTAAACTGGCTGAACGTGGTGTTATAGATATTTTAGCATTGGATGATCCTTTAATTGCTTTTGAAAAAGATCTTAACTTTACTCCAATCGGTTTTGACTATCTTGTTTTAATCACTAATAAAAATTCACACGAAATTAAAAGCATTAACGACTTAAGCAACCTTAATTTTGTATCTGTTGCAGGTTCTGCTCAAAGGTTGGCATGGAATACATTGGAACACTATGATATAAATTATAACATATCAAAAACTGTAAATTCGCAATTCGATGCCTTTAAAATGGTTAAGAATTCAGATAATTTATATAGTTTTTTAAATGCCAGTTATTTTAAAGGCAGTGACATATTGAAACATGACACACGCCATGCCATTAGTTTGGTTCAAATAAACGAAGAAAAAGAGGAAATTGTTGATTTTATTGAATTTCTATTAAATGACGGACAAAAAGAAATAATTAAACAAGGATTTAGTTCCATTTAA
- a CDS encoding acyltransferase, translating into MSEEKLTDVEEKNVEESNVEAIEASNEETAKSEEDLKDERIAKQSEELTYLTSTIIPNLKKEVKELRAVKINLTDALEKSTKKYYEQLDINAVLSDNLTKVSAEHAVNKVRLDKLDSTIENIKKEANDKTEFYKSKLAEFDVQEINSLKDNNEVLSKSVAEKDSKIKQLEEKSSKLQSEVLDLRKKLIELGNYKDEVNAESTKTVNKYKDIINNLNHELNTKQSNYDRLYDESQKTINDLKIQINRYKKAINEHSNRGLFDRLSNKPIRFDD; encoded by the coding sequence ATGTCTGAAGAAAAGTTAACCGATGTTGAAGAAAAAAATGTTGAAGAAAGTAATGTTGAAGCTATAGAGGCTTCAAATGAAGAAACTGCAAAAAGTGAAGAAGATTTAAAGGATGAAAGAATAGCTAAACAATCAGAAGAATTAACCTATTTGACAAGCACTATTATTCCTAATCTTAAAAAAGAGGTTAAAGAACTTAGGGCTGTTAAAATTAATTTAACTGATGCATTAGAAAAAAGCACTAAAAAATACTATGAACAATTGGATATAAATGCAGTTTTAAGTGATAATTTAACTAAAGTAAGCGCTGAACATGCTGTAAATAAAGTTAGGTTAGACAAATTGGATTCAACAATTGAAAACATTAAGAAAGAAGCTAACGATAAAACTGAATTTTATAAATCTAAATTAGCAGAATTTGATGTACAGGAAATAAATTCTTTAAAAGACAATAATGAAGTTTTATCTAAAAGTGTAGCTGAAAAGGATTCTAAAATTAAACAATTGGAAGAAAAATCTTCAAAATTACAATCCGAGGTTCTTGATTTAAGAAAAAAACTTATTGAATTAGGCAACTACAAGGATGAAGTTAATGCAGAATCTACAAAAACCGTTAATAAATATAAAGACATCATAAATAACCTTAACCATGAGTTAAATACCAAACAAAGCAACTACGATAGGTTATATGATGAATCTCAAAAAACTATTAACGATTTAAAAATACAAATTAACAGGTATAAAAAAGCTATTAATGAACACTCAAACAGAGGTTTATTCGATAGACTTTCAAACAAACCAATCAGATTTGATGATTAA
- a CDS encoding GNAT family N-acetyltransferase encodes MEFVVTDDKNADFQELIKRLDQEYIEVHGDEALKYQKFNAITVPHVVVLAIDDGVAIGCGSYKKFDLEDSIEIKRVFVEKEYRKKGIATEIMKRLEEVAVENNYKYSFLETGRINIPAVKTYEKLGYQIIENFGFLKQDDICICMKKELRSH; translated from the coding sequence ATGGAATTTGTAGTAACTGACGATAAAAATGCTGATTTTCAAGAACTTATAAAAAGATTGGATCAGGAATATATTGAGGTTCATGGAGATGAGGCTTTAAAATATCAAAAATTCAATGCCATCACTGTTCCTCATGTTGTTGTGCTTGCTATCGATGACGGGGTAGCTATTGGTTGTGGAAGTTATAAGAAGTTCGATTTAGAAGATTCCATCGAAATTAAGAGGGTTTTTGTTGAGAAAGAATATAGGAAAAAAGGAATTGCTACAGAAATCATGAAAAGATTAGAGGAAGTGGCAGTTGAAAATAATTATAAATATTCTTTTTTAGAAACAGGAAGGATTAACATTCCTGCCGTTAAAACATATGAAAAATTAGGTTATCAGATTATTGAAAATTTTGGTTTTTTAAAACAAGATGACATTTGTATTTGCATGAAAAAAGAGTTAAGAAGCCATTAA
- a CDS encoding FmdE family protein — protein MNIEDYDEQLKIAGDFHGEICGGIAIGTKLAMYGMELMGMELNKRHKNLIVFLEIDRCMADAVQAVTKCTMGKRSLKQMYYGKFAVTFYNMDTGEAIRVSDADANRKDKAKETKEEMRKRFRETPPEELFNVERVKVTLPEPQLPGAMHTSVFCSECGEKVGDERHVLRGGKPLCKSCAEGSYYQVIEDEE, from the coding sequence ATGAATATTGAAGATTATGATGAACAATTGAAAATCGCAGGTGATTTTCATGGTGAAATCTGTGGTGGAATAGCTATTGGTACCAAATTAGCAATGTACGGTATGGAATTAATGGGAATGGAATTAAATAAAAGACATAAAAATTTGATTGTGTTCCTTGAAATTGACAGATGTATGGCAGACGCTGTTCAGGCTGTTACTAAATGTACAATGGGTAAACGTTCCTTAAAACAAATGTATTATGGTAAATTTGCAGTAACTTTCTATAATATGGATACTGGGGAAGCTATTAGAGTATCTGATGCTGATGCTAATAGAAAAGATAAGGCAAAAGAAACTAAGGAAGAAATGAGAAAAAGATTCAGAGAAACTCCTCCTGAAGAATTGTTTAATGTAGAAAGAGTTAAAGTGACTTTGCCTGAACCACAACTTCCAGGAGCAATGCACACTTCAGTATTTTGCTCTGAATGTGGTGAAAAAGTAGGTGACGAACGCCATGTATTGAGAGGTGGCAAGCCTCTTTGTAAATCCTGTGCAGAAGGATCCTATTATCAAGTAATTGAAGATGAAGAATAG
- the fdhD gene encoding formate dehydrogenase accessory sulfurtransferase FdhD: MKTETVKAIKFYDGEAKEVDEEVVKDETITLVINNSISRSLSALEDSLEEFAIGYLFNENLVKSLDDVLNIDIEGNKINVEINDELLKNNETVLCSDSAGGWRTKINDVKQVKSELKVTSSELIARIEELKNNAEIWQATGGTHVAGIVYEDKFVVKEDVSRHVAVDKVIGYGILNGFDLKNSYVIYSGRMPADMVIKITRVGIPLLASNAAPAYSGYKIAEKGDVTLVGFIRGQRFNVYNNLGRVIFD; the protein is encoded by the coding sequence ATGAAAACTGAAACTGTAAAAGCCATTAAATTTTATGATGGTGAAGCAAAAGAAGTGGATGAAGAAGTAGTTAAAGATGAAACAATAACATTAGTAATCAACAATTCCATAAGCCGTAGTTTGTCTGCACTAGAAGATTCATTGGAAGAATTTGCAATCGGATACTTATTTAACGAAAATTTAGTAAAATCATTAGACGACGTTCTAAATATTGATATAGAAGGAAATAAAATTAACGTTGAAATTAATGACGAATTACTTAAAAATAATGAAACAGTCCTATGTTCTGACTCTGCTGGTGGTTGGAGAACTAAAATTAACGATGTGAAACAAGTAAAATCCGAATTAAAAGTGACTTCATCCGAGCTAATAGCTAGAATTGAAGAATTGAAAAATAATGCTGAAATATGGCAAGCCACAGGAGGCACCCATGTTGCAGGAATCGTATATGAAGACAAATTTGTTGTAAAAGAAGATGTAAGTCGCCATGTTGCAGTAGACAAAGTAATAGGATACGGAATATTAAACGGATTTGATTTGAAAAACAGTTACGTAATATATAGTGGCAGAATGCCTGCAGATATGGTAATAAAAATAACAAGGGTTGGAATTCCTCTTCTAGCTTCAAATGCCGCCCCTGCATATTCAGGCTATAAAATAGCTGAAAAGGGAGACGTAACATTAGTAGGATTTATTAGAGGCCAACGCTTCAATGTTTATAATAATTTAGGTAGAGTAATATTTGATTAA
- a CDS encoding nucleoside deaminase, with amino-acid sequence MKSYEYFMGIAVEEAKKSLNEGGIPIGAVLVKDNKVISKGHNRLIQDSSVILHAEMDAIENAGRLNYEDYQKTTLFTTLSPCPMCSGAVILYNIPKVVVGDNTSLMGAENLLKDNNVEVIVLNDKRCRKLFEIYLEEYPDVWADELAKVGNTTELI; translated from the coding sequence ATGAAATCTTATGAATATTTTATGGGAATTGCAGTTGAGGAAGCCAAGAAATCTTTAAATGAAGGAGGCATTCCAATAGGTGCGGTTCTTGTTAAAGACAATAAAGTAATTTCTAAAGGCCATAATAGGTTAATACAGGATAGTTCTGTAATTTTACATGCAGAAATGGATGCAATTGAAAATGCAGGCCGTCTCAACTATGAAGATTATCAAAAGACTACTCTTTTTACTACATTATCTCCATGCCCAATGTGTTCTGGTGCTGTAATATTGTATAATATTCCAAAAGTTGTTGTTGGAGACAATACCAGCTTAATGGGCGCTGAAAATCTTTTAAAAGATAATAATGTGGAGGTAATAGTCCTCAACGATAAAAGATGCAGGAAACTTTTTGAGATATATTTGGAAGAATATCCTGATGTCTGGGCTGATGAATTGGCTAAAGTGGGAAACACTACAGAGTTGATTTAA
- the hxlB gene encoding 6-phospho-3-hexuloisomerase — protein MEIMKEAIDAILSNIKNAESYLDEDEVQKFIDVIVKSKNIFVIGAGRSGLAAKAFAMRLMHLGLSSFVVGESTTPAINEGDCLIAISGSGETNTIVSAVKIAKNRGSNVLALTSYPESTLGKLADAYIFVKGRTKVEADDKNYMKRQIHGNYTSLTPLGTAFELTTLVFLDGLVSELMEVMKQTESDLKARHTVLE, from the coding sequence ATGGAGATAATGAAAGAAGCTATTGATGCGATTTTGTCAAATATTAAAAATGCAGAAAGTTATTTGGATGAGGATGAGGTTCAAAAGTTTATTGACGTTATTGTAAAATCTAAAAATATTTTTGTAATTGGTGCTGGAAGATCTGGTTTAGCAGCAAAAGCGTTTGCAATGAGATTGATGCACTTGGGTTTAAGCTCCTTTGTTGTTGGTGAATCTACTACTCCGGCAATTAATGAGGGGGACTGTTTAATAGCTATTTCTGGTTCAGGAGAAACCAACACTATTGTATCTGCTGTTAAAATAGCTAAAAATAGAGGTTCTAATGTATTGGCTTTAACTTCTTATCCAGAATCAACTTTAGGAAAGTTGGCTGATGCCTATATCTTCGTAAAAGGAAGGACAAAAGTAGAAGCTGACGATAAGAATTATATGAAACGTCAAATTCATGGAAATTATACTTCCCTTACTCCATTAGGAACAGCATTTGAATTAACAACACTTGTGTTCTTGGATGGGTTGGTATCTGAGTTAATGGAAGTAATGAAACAAACTGAAAGTGACTTAAAGGCACGTCACACAGTTTTAGAATAG
- a CDS encoding right-handed parallel beta-helix repeat-containing protein, protein METTITYPIVQLNSLNPSLIDDYNSGKITLPGNGIEIISGENNTIENNEISNFKNGIYLENSKNTTIQNNTITKNNYGIEFGENVSATTIQSNKINDNIGLITLEVVEGPLGYGISIRDSGVDVNILNNEINNNYMRIFIDAKNCSGIKITGNSISNNTIEGLTFNENYTFAEGSPEVIVENNAIYNNAKGPSMIILGEVSANPAGIYGPGEWDDTKKLYLRANWYGTNKYTT, encoded by the coding sequence ATGGAAACAACAATAACATATCCAATTGTACAATTAAATAGTCTAAATCCTAGTTTAATTGACGATTATAATTCTGGAAAAATTACACTTCCAGGAAATGGTATTGAAATAATTTCCGGAGAAAACAATACCATAGAAAACAATGAAATTTCAAACTTCAAAAACGGAATATATCTTGAAAACTCAAAAAATACAACAATTCAAAACAACACCATAACAAAAAACAATTATGGAATTGAATTTGGAGAAAATGTCTCCGCTACAACAATTCAAAGCAATAAAATAAACGACAATATTGGACTAATCACTTTGGAAGTTGTTGAAGGACCATTAGGTTATGGAATAAGCATAAGAGACTCTGGAGTTGATGTAAATATCCTTAACAATGAAATAAACAACAATTACATGAGAATATTTATTGATGCAAAAAATTGCAGTGGAATAAAAATAACTGGAAATTCCATTTCAAACAATACAATTGAAGGATTGACCTTTAATGAAAATTATACCTTTGCTGAAGGTTCTCCAGAAGTGATTGTAGAAAACAATGCGATTTACAACAATGCAAAAGGTCCAAGCATGATTATTCTTGGTGAAGTAAGTGCAAATCCTGCAGGAATTTATGGTCCTGGAGAATGGGACGATACTAAAAAGTTATATTTAAGGGCAAATTGGTATGGAACAAACAAATACACAACATAG
- a CDS encoding formate/nitrite transporter family protein — MSSSFKSPGDTARAVAATGGVKNSSKLSHTILLSFLAGAYIAFGGLLAEVTNAGMVAAGFPIGLSKFAFGAVFPVGLMLVVIAGSELFTGNVMYMIMGLLHGKATITGLARNWIVSWIFNFVGALFVAYVLAYMGGVITADPAIQAGAIKVATGKVGLAWDVAFIKAMGCNWLVCLAVYLAFASDDIIGKILGIWFPIMAFVTIGFEHSVANMFFIPLGMFLGGEGITWATMIWNNLIPVTLGNIVGGGLFVACIYYFVYLKDSDDA; from the coding sequence ATGAGTTCATCTTTTAAAAGTCCAGGTGATACAGCAAGAGCTGTAGCTGCAACTGGTGGAGTAAAAAATTCATCAAAACTCAGCCATACTATTTTACTTTCATTCTTAGCAGGTGCATACATTGCATTTGGAGGATTATTAGCAGAAGTAACTAACGCTGGTATGGTTGCAGCTGGTTTCCCAATTGGGTTATCAAAATTCGCATTCGGTGCAGTGTTCCCAGTTGGTTTGATGCTTGTTGTTATTGCAGGATCTGAATTATTCACAGGAAACGTAATGTATATGATTATGGGTCTCTTACATGGTAAAGCTACCATTACCGGGCTCGCAAGAAATTGGATTGTAAGTTGGATATTTAACTTCGTAGGTGCATTATTCGTTGCATACGTATTAGCATACATGGGTGGAGTAATTACCGCTGACCCAGCTATCCAAGCAGGAGCAATTAAAGTTGCAACTGGTAAAGTAGGATTAGCATGGGATGTTGCATTCATCAAAGCGATGGGTTGTAACTGGCTTGTATGTCTTGCTGTATACCTTGCATTTGCATCCGATGACATAATTGGTAAGATTTTAGGTATTTGGTTCCCAATTATGGCTTTCGTAACCATCGGATTCGAGCACAGTGTAGCAAACATGTTCTTTATCCCATTAGGTATGTTCTTAGGTGGAGAAGGAATTACTTGGGCTACCATGATTTGGAATAACCTTATTCCAGTAACCTTAGGTAATATTGTAGGTGGAGGACTCTTTGTAGCTTGTATCTACTACTTCGTATATTTAAAAGATTCAGACGACGCATAA